A window of Mycolicibacterium holsaticum DSM 44478 = JCM 12374 genomic DNA:
GTCGGGCGCGGTATCGCGATGGCCCTGGCCGCCGAGGGCGCATGCGTCGTCGTCGCGACCCGGTCTGAAACCGGACAGGACGTGGCAGCCGAGATCACCTCACGGGGACATCGGGCGATTTGGGTGCGCTGCGATGTGACCGACGGCCAAGCGGTCACCGCGGCCGTCGACCAGGCCATCACGACGAGCGGGCGCCTCGACGCCGTGGTGCACAACGCCACCAGCAACCTGTCGAGCCGACCACACCAGCTGGCGGATGTGGATCGCGCGTTGTGGGAAAACCACTTCTCGGTGTCGCTTGGCGGTGCGCATCATTGCGCCGCCGCCGCGCTGCCGGCGCTCCAGGAGCGCGGCGGCACGTTTCTCGTCATGACCTCGCCTGCGGGTATCGAGGGCAGCGCGACGCTGCCCCTGTACGCCACGATGAAGGGCGCGCTTCGTGGCTTCGCCAAAAGCTTGGCCCGCGAGTGGGCCCCGCACCGCATCACGGTGAACGCGGTGTCACCGTTGGCGTACTCGCCCGCGCTGACGGCGGCGATCGCCGCGGAGCCGGCGATGCAGGAGAGGTTGGCGCGACGTATCCCGCTCGGGTGGATCGGCGACCCGGAGCGAGACATCGGCCCGGCTGTCGCGTTTCTGGTCGGCCCGAAAGCCCGTTACGTCACCGGGCAGACACTTGGTGTCGACGGCGGCCACTTCACGAACCTGTGAGACCCGGCACCCAACGGATACCGACGTTTGCTATCTTGAGAATCATTATTCTCATAGCCGGTGGAGGTGCTCGTGGACGACAAAGCGTTCGAGGTGTGGGATGCCGACAACCACATGTACGAGACGATCGACGCCTACACGCGCTACCTGCCGGAGAAGTACTCCGAGGCGCTGAAGTTCGTCGACATCAACGGACGAAAAAAGCTTCAGATCCTCGGCACCGTCACCGAGACCATTCCCAACCCGACCTACGAGGTGATCCCGACCCCGGGTGCCTGGTCGGACTACTTCCGGGGGATCAATCCCGAAGGTAAGACGCTGCGTGAGCTCGCCGAGCCGATCCGCTGCCCCGACGAGTTCCGCCGCCCCGACCTGCGCCTGGCGTTGATGGACCGTCAGGGCGTCGACGGTGCGGTGATGTTCCCGACGACGGCCGGCATGCTGGAGGAGCGCACCAAATCCGACACCGAACTCACCCACGCCGTCACGCACGCGTTCAACCGGTGGCTGCTGGAGGACTGGACGTTCAACTATCAGAACCGGATCTTCCCGGTGCCCGCGATCTCGTTGAACGATCCGGCGTTGGGTGTCCGGGAGCTCGAGTGGTGCCTGGAGAACGGTGCCAGGACGGTGCTGATCCGGCCGGCGGCGGTGCCGCGCGAAGACGGCACGTCGCGCTCCCCCGCGCTGCCGGAGTTCGACGACTTCTGGCGTTTGGTGGAGTCATCGGGAATCGCGGTGCAGATGCACAATTCGGATTCCGGCTACGAACGCTACGTCGACGACTGGGAGGATGCCGCGGAGTTCAACGGGTTCGCGTTGAGCAAGTTACGCGGTTTCATCTACGAGGAGAGCCGAAACATCTTCGATACCCTTGCGGCATTCGTCGCCCACGGTGTCTTCGAGCGCTTTCCCGGGGTGCGTATCGGTGTCATCGAGAACGGCGGCTCGTGGGCGTACCGCCTGCTGGACGTGTTCGACCGGGTGTACCGCAAGCGGCCGAAGGATTTCGACGAGCATCCGGGTGACGTTTTTCGCAGACATGTCTGGATCAACCCGTTTCACGAGGAAGACATGTCGCAACTCGTGGAGCTGCTCGGCGCCGACCGCGTCATGTTCGGCTCGGACTACCCCCATCCCGAGGGGCTCGCCGAACCCTCGTCGTTCGTCACGGAACTCGAGAACCTGCCTGCGGACACCACCGCACAGGTCATGGGCGGCAACCTGAAGCAGCTGATCGGGATCTAGCTTTCCGCCGAGCACAACCTCCCCGCCGAGATCGACGTTTCGGCGCGATCTACTCGCACTTTCCCGCCCGTTTGTCCCTTTCGGCGTGAAGGAAGCGTGCGCGCAGTTCGTTCTTCAACACCTTGCCGGTCAGGTTTCGCGGCAGCGCGTCTACCAGTTCGAGACGCTCGGGCGATTTGTGACGGCTCAAGCCTTGTCCCTGACAATGTTCGGCCAGCACCGACAGCGTGATCTCGGTTTCGGGCTCCGGTACGACGACAGCACAAACCCGTTCTCCGGTACGGGGATCCGGCACCCCGATGACCGCGACGTCGGCGACGGCGGGATGGGTGGCCAACACGCCCTCGATCTCCAGCGCCGAGATGTTCTCCGCATTGCGGATGATCGCGTCCTTGATCCGGCCGGTGACCGCGACATTGCCGTCGGCGTCGATCCGTCCCCGATCACCGCTACGGAACCAGCCGTCGGCGTCGAACGCATCGGCGTCAAGCGACGAATCGACGTAGCCCAGGAAACACTGGGGCCCCTTGAGGCGCAGTTCGCCTTCCTCACCGACCCCCACCACACGCTCGTTCTCGTCGACCACCCGTACCGACACGCCCGGCACCGGCCGCCCGACCGTGTGATCGAGGACTTCGGGTTCGCCGTCCGGCGGCGGCGAGGTCACGACCGGAAACTCGGTCAGCCCCCACGAGTTCGCGATGCCGGCGACCGAAAGCGTCTCGCGTGCCTGCCGCCCCAGTTCGGGGGTGATCGGCGCTCCCCCTCCGACACACCCGCGTAAATCCGGAAACAGTGGCTCGGCGCCGTGTTCACGCTGGGCAGCCATGTAGGCAACGAAAAACGGCGTTGCCGATCCGAGCATCGTCGGACGGTGCGCGGCGACTGCCTTCGGCGTGACGGCGGGATCGAATGCGTCGAACAGCACCAGGCGCATACCTGTCAGCAGGCTGGCAGCCAACATCGCCGCACCGCCGATGTGCGACACCGGAAACGCGATCGGGTTGACGTCGCTGCTCGAGGCGCCGAACATCCCCACCACCCCCGCCGAACCGGCGATCACCGAGCGGTCACAGTGCCGGATACCTTTCGGTGCTGCGGTCGTGCCCGACGAGTAGTAGACCCACCGCGCATCCTCGTCGGTGGTCGGTGGTGACGGCAGCAGCGCCGGATCGCCCCCCGGCAGCCGAAGATCCCCGGCGACCGGCGCGCCGTGGTCCACGACCACAATCGTCATCGGCCGTTCGCGGGTCAGCTCCTCGGCGAGCGCGACGTGATCGAATCCGCGCCACATCCCGGGAACGACGAAGATCTCGGTACCGAGTTGCGCGGTCACAAACCGGATTTCGGCTTCGCGCCAGATCGGCAGTACCGGGTTCTGGATTGCGCCGAGTCGGGTCAGCGCCACCATCACGACCATCGTCTCCAGAGTGCTCGGCAGTTGCCACGTCACCACGGTGCCTTCCGCGACCCCACGCTCGGCGAACGCGGCGGCGGCGCGCTCCGCCGCATCGCGCAACTGGCTGTTCGTCAAGCTGCGGCCGTAGTCGTCAACGAGTACGACGCGGTCGGGATGCTTCTGGGCCGCCGCGTCGACCAAGCCCCAATAGGTCTGCGCCATCAGCGCGTCGGCAATTGGAGGCGTCGTTTGGCCAGGATGTTGCGCATCATCTCAGAGCTGCCACCGGACACGGTGTATGCACGCGACCACAGCCAGCATTCTTTCAGACGCTGTTTGGCCAGTGCCACGCCCGGATCGGAGGCGACCGTGCAGACCATCGCCGACAGCTGCGCGCCGTAGGCCGAAACCCGGTGATACGTCTCGGCGAAGCTGAGCTTGGCGATCGAACCGTCCCCGGTCTGCTCGGTACCGGCCACCATGCGTTCGACGTGGTCGTCGATGAAGGCTTTGGCCACCTCGACCTCGACCGCCAAGTCGGTGACCTGATGGCGGATGTCCTCGTGCTGCAGTGCGGGCATGTCGTCGATCCGGCCGTGACGAGCCACCGTGACCAGGTCGTCGATCAGCAGTTCCAGCAGGATGACGTTGCCGCCGATGCCGAAGCGTTCGAAATCCAGTCCCGCCATGATGATCGACCAGCCCTGGCCCGGCGCGCCGATCAGGCTGTCGGCAGCGATCCTCACACCGTCAAAGAAGACCTCGTTGACCTCGATCGCCTCGTTGATCGTGCGGATCGGACGGATCTCGATGCCCGGTGCGGCCAACGGCACGCTGAACGCCGACAGGCCGTGGTGCCGTGACGACGACGGATCGGTGCGGAATAGCGCCAACCCCATGTCGGCCCAGTGCCCGTCGGTGATCCACGTCTTCTGCCCGTCGATCACCCATGATCCGTCGGGCTGCGCGGTGCCCCTGCAACGCACGGCGGCGATATCGCTGCCCGCGTCGGGCTCGCTGAGCAACTGGCACCACACATGCTCGCTGCTCCGGATCCGCGGCAGCAGCGCGGCTTTCTGCTCATCGGAGCCGAATTGCAGCAGTACGTGCGCCGCCAGGTTGACCTGGTCGACCGGCCGCGGAGCACGCGCCCGCAGGATCTCCTCGGAAACAATCCGGTCGTGCAGCGGATGGTGGTCGGCGCGTCCGCCGTACTCGACCGGCCAGTCCCCGCCGACGAAACCGGCGTGGAACAGCGACGCAAACCAGGTGCGCAGCCGGGTTTCCTGCCCGGCATCCTCCGGCGCCCGATGTCCCTCGCGGGCCTCGAACGGCGGCGCATATTCGGCGACATGAGCTCTCACGCGGTCACGGAACTCGGTCAGCTCGGTGTCGGTGGGCCGGGCACTCGGGGCACTCACCAGCCGGCCCCCGCCGCGAAGAGCGCGCGACTCGAGCGCGCCGTGCCGAGCAGATATCCGTTGGTGAAGACCCGCCGCAGCTCATGGTGCAGCGGATACTCCCAGGTGAAACCGATGCCGCCGGAGAGCTGCATGCACTCGTCGACGGCGGCGGCGGCGTTGGCTGCCACGAAGGCATGCGCCGCGGCGGACAACTGCACCCCCGTCGCACATTCGGCGGCCAGCGCACGGGCGGCCTTGGTGAGAACCGCGCGGGCCTTGGCCTCGAACACCAACAGCTCCACCAGACGGTGTTGCACCGCTTGGAAACTCGCGATCGGCGCACCGAACGCCACGCGATCCCTGAGGTAGGCGACCAACCGCTCGAAGGTCGCCGACAGCGCGCCCAGCGAATCCGCGCTGAGCAAGACTCTGGCCAGTGCGAGCAGCTGCCGGGCCCGGTCGGGTCCGCCGATCTGCACACTGTCCGCGCCGGCCAGCGCTACCCGCCACACCGGCCGGTTGACGTCCAACAGCTCGTCGTCGACCTCGCGCGGCAGGGCATCGGCGGCCTCGAACAGCTGAATTCCGTTGCCGTCGAACGCGACGATGATCTCGACCGCATCGGCGCGCGCCACCCGGGTGACCGCCCCGGTCAGCGCACACGCCGCCATGCCGGTCCCGTCGAGCATCGCGGGCAACCATCGGTCGCGCACATCGCTCGGCGCCGAACTCAGGGCCGCCGCCGCGGTGACGCAGCCCAGCCAGTGCGTCGAGTTCCCCGACCGGCCGAGTTCCTCGGCGATCACCGTGGTCTCGACCGGACGCCATCCGCTGCCGCCGAGCTCCTCGTCGACCAGCAGTCCCGTCCAGTCCATCGCCGCGAGGTCCTTGAGCGCGTCCTGCGTTCCGCATCCGGCCAGGAACTCTCGCGCCGCATCACGAACCAGTTCGATGTCGACAGCATCGTCGAGGGCGGCATCTCCCTCGGTGCCCACTACCGGTCAGCTCCCCAGCAACAGTTGTTCGGCGTTACCGCGCATGATGCGTCGCTTCGCCGCGTCGTCGAGCGGGTCGAGCAGTTTGACGAAGTCCGCCGGTTCGGCCAGCCCTTCGGCGTGCGGGAAATCCGAACCCATCACCAGCACGTCGTCGTAGCCGAGACTGGAAACGATGCCCGGAACGTCGTCCTCCGGGTACGGCACCACGCGGACGTGCCTGCGGAAGATCGCCGACGGCCGCTCGGTCAGCTTGCCACCGATCCACGGCCCGTTGCGGCCCATCCCCCTGCTCTTGTCCATGTGCTTGATGAAGAACGGCACCCACTCGGCGCCGTGCTCGGCCACCAGCGCGTTGAGCTTCGGGAAACGGCCGAACAGGTTGTCGAAGACCAGCGCCGACAGCGTGTCCTCGATCGGCCGCTGACCGTAGATGTTCATCCACTGCCACGCCGACATATGCCACGACGCGGGGTCGGGGTTCTGTCCCCACGCGGGGGACATCGCGGTGAAGTACCAGAACGGCATGATGTGGTACACCAGCACGCAACCGGCCTCTTCGAGCCGCGCGTAGATCGGGTCGAAGTAGGGATCGCCCGGCGACCGGCCGTAGGCCGGGCCGGTCGGCAGCATCACGAACTTGGCGCCCGCGGCGATGATCGCCTCCGTCTCCGCGACCGCGGAGTCGAGGTCGCGCAGTGACAGCATCGCCACCGCGTAGATGCGGTCCTCGAAGTTGAAGCCCCACTCCTCGTCGATCCAGCGGTTGAACGACCGCAGGTTGGCATACAGCGCAGGGGTGTCGTCGACGTAGTGTTCGGCGGCCAGCGCCATCCCGCTGGGATAGATCACCATCCGCTCGACGTTCTGCTTGGCCATCACCGCCAGCCGGGCCGAACGTTCGATGTACTCCGGTTGCATGGGCTGCGGTTCGTAGGATTCCTCGGGGTTGCCCGAACCCATCTGGCGCAGCATCTCCTTGAGCGAACCTGGGCGGTACGCCACGTCCAGGCCGAGACCGCCTTCGCTGTTGAACGTCGCCACACGGTGGCCCGCGAGGATCGCCTCCACCCCGTCAGCGCCCCGCACGGTCGTGATCGCGCGGTCCTTGAACTCTTCCGGCAGGTATCGGGTAAAGGCGTCGCGTGTCTCGTAGCAGTGCGTATCGCAGTCAATGATGCCGTAGTCGAGGGTGGTCACCGCGCCGCTCCTTCGTTGCGAGAATGCTTATTCTCTCTTTCAGGAAAAGATACTATCCTCCATCGGTAATGCCTATCCCGGGAAGTCTCGAATGGGTGCGGTCGCAGGACGGCTCACCACGAAGCCGGCCACCGGCGTGCCAGCGCGGAAGGAAAACATGGCTGCACCAACGGTATTGACCGCAGGTGGGGCAGGCGGTCTGCGTGTCCACGGCTGAACCGGTCGATCTGGGCGACCTCCGCGAGGTGGTCCGCGACTTCCTCGCCGCGCGCTCGCCCAGCAGTGCAGTACGGACCGCGATGGATTCCGGTTACGACCACGGCCTCTGGCGTGAGCTGGCCGCCGACCTCGGCCTGGCCGCGATCGCGGTGCCCGAGGAGTTCGGCGGTGCCGGGGCGGGCATGGCGGAGCTGACCGTCGTATTCGAGGAGATGGGCGCGGCACTGCTGTGCGCGCCGTACTTCGCCACGGTCGCGTTGGCGATCCCGACGCTGCTCGGCAGCGCCGATGCGGCCGCGGCGCGGGAGTACCTGCCCTCGCTTGTCGACGGCGCGAGGACCGCCACCGTGATCTTCAACGGAACCCTCGATGCCTTCGACCCCGCCGCGGTGACGTTGACGGCGCGCAGCGGCCCCGACTATCGGCTGTACGGAGCCGCCGATCGCGTCATCGACGGATACACCGCGAATACCGTTTTGGCCGTGGCGAATACGGATGTCGGCACGACGCTGTTCGCGGTCGACACGGATGCCTCGGATGCCGCCGGACTCACCCGTGAGCCGCTGGCGACGCTGGACCGCACGCGCAAGGTGGCCCGGCTGAACTTCGACGGCGTCAGCGCCCGGCGCATCGGCGTCGACGGCGGCGCGGCCCCCGGCCTGCAGCGGGCATACCACCTCGCGGTCGTCGCGCTCGCCGCCGAACAGCTCGGCGCCGCGCAACGATGCCTGGACATGGCCGTGAACTACGCCAAGGAACGGATCCAGTTCGGGCGGGCCATCGGCAGCTTTCAGGCCGTCAAGCACCGCTGCGCGGACATGCTCGTGGCGGTGGAAGGCGCCCGATCCGCCGTGCAGCACGCCGCCGGACTTCCCGACGGTGAGGACCTCGCTGTGGCGGCGTCGGTGGCCAAGATGGCGTGCTCAGAGGCGTTCCTGCAGGTCGCGCTGGACAACATGCGCGTCCACGGCGGCATCGGGTTCACCTGGGAGCACGACGCACACCTCTACGTCCGCCGCGCGAAGACCACCCAGCTGATCTTCGGCACCCCCGACCACCACGCCCAGGCTCTGGCGACCCTCGTCGCATCATCGGGCCACCAACCGGAAGGACCACCGTGACCGTTTCGTACTCGCTTGAACTACCCACCCAGCGGGTGGAGGCGGCGCCCGAGTTCGTCACCGCCGAAGCGATAGCGGAGATCGCCCGCAGCGCCGAGGCCGGCGGATTCGCCGCGGTCCATGTCACCGACCACCCCGCGCCCGATGCGAAGTGGCTCGACCACGGCGGGCATCACGCCCTTGACCCGTTCGTCGCGCTTTCGTTCGCCGCCGCGGTCACCACCGACGTGAAGCTGTTGACCAACGTCTACATCGCCGCCTATCGGAACCCGTTTCTCGGCGCGAAATCGATCCAGAGCCTCGCCGTGTTGTCGGGCGGAAGGCTCATCCTCGGCACCGCCGCTGGCTACCTGAAGCCTGAATTCAAAGCACTCGGAATCGATTTCGACACCCGAGGCGCCTTACTCGACGAGGCGCTCGACGTGCTGAGCAAGCTGATGACCGGTGAGGACACCGCATACGAAGGCACGTCGTTCAACGCGCGCGGGGTCCGGCTGCGGCCGGTGCCTGCGACGCCTCCACCCATCTGGGTCGGCGGCAACAGCAAGCCCGCCGTGCGGCGCGCGGTGTCCCGCGCCCAGGGCTGGGCGCCGTTCAACACGTTCGGCTACGCGGCGGCCTCACGCACCGCGGAGATCTCCACGCTCGAGGATCTGGAGTCCGTGATCGCGTGGGCCAAGAGATACGCGGCAGAAGTCGGCCGCACCGCACCGTTGGACATCTGCTTTTCGGCGGGCAATCTGCTCGACGACACCAGGTCGACCGACGAACGGCACGCGACGATCGCGAAGCTGGAGTCCATGGGGGTGACCTGGCTGACCATCGCTCCCCAGGGTGCGGACCGCGCCGAGGTCATCGATCACGCGCGGGCGTTCGCCGAGGAGTTCATCGCATAAGGCTGTCGGCCGCGAACCCGTCGACGCCGATGCGCCTGTGCGCGAACAGCCATCGCCCGGCGACGGGCACCAGGACGTCGCGATAGCGGCCCCAATGGTCGAGCCCGACGTCGGTGTGCACGGCAAAATAGCTGCTGACTTCGACGCGATCTCGGGCCACCTGTCCGAACC
This region includes:
- a CDS encoding SDR family NAD(P)-dependent oxidoreductase, which gives rise to MMLDGLTALVTGAGGGVGRGIAMALAAEGACVVVATRSETGQDVAAEITSRGHRAIWVRCDVTDGQAVTAAVDQAITTSGRLDAVVHNATSNLSSRPHQLADVDRALWENHFSVSLGGAHHCAAAALPALQERGGTFLVMTSPAGIEGSATLPLYATMKGALRGFAKSLAREWAPHRITVNAVSPLAYSPALTAAIAAEPAMQERLARRIPLGWIGDPERDIGPAVAFLVGPKARYVTGQTLGVDGGHFTNL
- a CDS encoding amidohydrolase family protein, yielding MYETIDAYTRYLPEKYSEALKFVDINGRKKLQILGTVTETIPNPTYEVIPTPGAWSDYFRGINPEGKTLRELAEPIRCPDEFRRPDLRLALMDRQGVDGAVMFPTTAGMLEERTKSDTELTHAVTHAFNRWLLEDWTFNYQNRIFPVPAISLNDPALGVRELEWCLENGARTVLIRPAAVPREDGTSRSPALPEFDDFWRLVESSGIAVQMHNSDSGYERYVDDWEDAAEFNGFALSKLRGFIYEESRNIFDTLAAFVAHGVFERFPGVRIGVIENGGSWAYRLLDVFDRVYRKRPKDFDEHPGDVFRRHVWINPFHEEDMSQLVELLGADRVMFGSDYPHPEGLAEPSSFVTELENLPADTTAQVMGGNLKQLIGI
- a CDS encoding class I adenylate-forming enzyme family protein produces the protein MAQTYWGLVDAAAQKHPDRVVLVDDYGRSLTNSQLRDAAERAAAAFAERGVAEGTVVTWQLPSTLETMVVMVALTRLGAIQNPVLPIWREAEIRFVTAQLGTEIFVVPGMWRGFDHVALAEELTRERPMTIVVVDHGAPVAGDLRLPGGDPALLPSPPTTDEDARWVYYSSGTTAAPKGIRHCDRSVIAGSAGVVGMFGASSSDVNPIAFPVSHIGGAAMLAASLLTGMRLVLFDAFDPAVTPKAVAAHRPTMLGSATPFFVAYMAAQREHGAEPLFPDLRGCVGGGAPITPELGRQARETLSVAGIANSWGLTEFPVVTSPPPDGEPEVLDHTVGRPVPGVSVRVVDENERVVGVGEEGELRLKGPQCFLGYVDSSLDADAFDADGWFRSGDRGRIDADGNVAVTGRIKDAIIRNAENISALEIEGVLATHPAVADVAVIGVPDPRTGERVCAVVVPEPETEITLSVLAEHCQGQGLSRHKSPERLELVDALPRNLTGKVLKNELRARFLHAERDKRAGKCE
- a CDS encoding acyl-CoA dehydrogenase family protein; translation: MSAPSARPTDTELTEFRDRVRAHVAEYAPPFEAREGHRAPEDAGQETRLRTWFASLFHAGFVGGDWPVEYGGRADHHPLHDRIVSEEILRARAPRPVDQVNLAAHVLLQFGSDEQKAALLPRIRSSEHVWCQLLSEPDAGSDIAAVRCRGTAQPDGSWVIDGQKTWITDGHWADMGLALFRTDPSSSRHHGLSAFSVPLAAPGIEIRPIRTINEAIEVNEVFFDGVRIAADSLIGAPGQGWSIIMAGLDFERFGIGGNVILLELLIDDLVTVARHGRIDDMPALQHEDIRHQVTDLAVEVEVAKAFIDDHVERMVAGTEQTGDGSIAKLSFAETYHRVSAYGAQLSAMVCTVASDPGVALAKQRLKECWLWSRAYTVSGGSSEMMRNILAKRRLQLPTR
- a CDS encoding acyl-CoA dehydrogenase family protein produces the protein MGTEGDAALDDAVDIELVRDAAREFLAGCGTQDALKDLAAMDWTGLLVDEELGGSGWRPVETTVIAEELGRSGNSTHWLGCVTAAAALSSAPSDVRDRWLPAMLDGTGMAACALTGAVTRVARADAVEIIVAFDGNGIQLFEAADALPREVDDELLDVNRPVWRVALAGADSVQIGGPDRARQLLALARVLLSADSLGALSATFERLVAYLRDRVAFGAPIASFQAVQHRLVELLVFEAKARAVLTKAARALAAECATGVQLSAAAHAFVAANAAAAVDECMQLSGGIGFTWEYPLHHELRRVFTNGYLLGTARSSRALFAAGAGW
- a CDS encoding amidohydrolase family protein — encoded protein: MTTLDYGIIDCDTHCYETRDAFTRYLPEEFKDRAITTVRGADGVEAILAGHRVATFNSEGGLGLDVAYRPGSLKEMLRQMGSGNPEESYEPQPMQPEYIERSARLAVMAKQNVERMVIYPSGMALAAEHYVDDTPALYANLRSFNRWIDEEWGFNFEDRIYAVAMLSLRDLDSAVAETEAIIAAGAKFVMLPTGPAYGRSPGDPYFDPIYARLEEAGCVLVYHIMPFWYFTAMSPAWGQNPDPASWHMSAWQWMNIYGQRPIEDTLSALVFDNLFGRFPKLNALVAEHGAEWVPFFIKHMDKSRGMGRNGPWIGGKLTERPSAIFRRHVRVVPYPEDDVPGIVSSLGYDDVLVMGSDFPHAEGLAEPADFVKLLDPLDDAAKRRIMRGNAEQLLLGS
- a CDS encoding acyl-CoA dehydrogenase family protein; translated protein: MSTAEPVDLGDLREVVRDFLAARSPSSAVRTAMDSGYDHGLWRELAADLGLAAIAVPEEFGGAGAGMAELTVVFEEMGAALLCAPYFATVALAIPTLLGSADAAAAREYLPSLVDGARTATVIFNGTLDAFDPAAVTLTARSGPDYRLYGAADRVIDGYTANTVLAVANTDVGTTLFAVDTDASDAAGLTREPLATLDRTRKVARLNFDGVSARRIGVDGGAAPGLQRAYHLAVVALAAEQLGAAQRCLDMAVNYAKERIQFGRAIGSFQAVKHRCADMLVAVEGARSAVQHAAGLPDGEDLAVAASVAKMACSEAFLQVALDNMRVHGGIGFTWEHDAHLYVRRAKTTQLIFGTPDHHAQALATLVASSGHQPEGPP
- a CDS encoding TIGR03619 family F420-dependent LLM class oxidoreductase, producing MTVSYSLELPTQRVEAAPEFVTAEAIAEIARSAEAGGFAAVHVTDHPAPDAKWLDHGGHHALDPFVALSFAAAVTTDVKLLTNVYIAAYRNPFLGAKSIQSLAVLSGGRLILGTAAGYLKPEFKALGIDFDTRGALLDEALDVLSKLMTGEDTAYEGTSFNARGVRLRPVPATPPPIWVGGNSKPAVRRAVSRAQGWAPFNTFGYAAASRTAEISTLEDLESVIAWAKRYAAEVGRTAPLDICFSAGNLLDDTRSTDERHATIAKLESMGVTWLTIAPQGADRAEVIDHARAFAEEFIA